From a single Candoia aspera isolate rCanAsp1 chromosome 2, rCanAsp1.hap2, whole genome shotgun sequence genomic region:
- the LOC134489810 gene encoding zinc finger protein 585A-like, whose product MRGLRAGGGAERGGAGAGAGAGGSLARPEGDAAARPGAAPECNRAETGLPGAAGVQPGKSCPWLESPVKKQPLETMQGGKPFDRRSPPRKQGKQGGLSTCSVCGKPFAHWSLLLIHRKLHTGNASHLCVECGKSFPGVWGFAKHLRGHPRLRPYKCRECGNRFARGSDLGTHQKIHQGRRPQEWRKCRKRFPERRCLSRPPKGPTKEKPCRCGQCGLCFSQKSELLQHVQIHTGEKPYKCLEPGKSYNPKPILKVHEKGHTGGKPYKCWQCGKGFTCNSELQIHERIHTGIKPYKCFECGKSFAQSSSLWSHEKTHRGEKNEKCLECGKCFSVKSSLLRHQRIHTGDRRYKCPECEKQFVQSSELQRHQMWHKGEKPYKCEECGKCFSRKECLGSHQCVHTGEKPYKCVECGKYFARRAGLWKHQTVHTGEKPYQCIECETFFRTASGLRYHVKVHTGEKNYKCLDCGRAFSCQSTLRNHTRLMHIGETPHKCLQCDKCFSRKESLLKHQRIHTGEKPYQCLECGKSFPYKEYLRNHERIHTAEKPYECGQCGKGFIHNSSLRVHEKTHRGEKDEKCLECGRCFSRKSNLVRHQKIHTGERPYECPECEKRFVDSSDLRKHQMRHRGEKPYTCGECGKCFSQKQQLGTHQRVHTGDRPYECPECEKRFAYFSAFRRHQNGHRGEKPYKCGECGKCFSQKGCLGSHQSVHTGVRPYKCVECGKSFSRKAGLWRHEKTHTGEKPYQCIECGTSFCTKSGLRRHVNVHTGQKNYKCLDCGRTFAYSSNLRNHSRLMHIGETPHKCLECNKCFSRKETLLKHQRIHTGEKPYQCLECGKSFPYNEALRNHERIHTGEKPYKCGQCGKGFTWKSKLLLHEEIHTGLKPYQCSECGRSFAQSKYLWRHKKIHKGEKNQCLECGKCFSTKSSLVRHQKIHTGDRPYECPECEKRFVESAELRRHQKGHRGEKPYKCGECGKSFSSATLLRNHQRIHTGEKPFKCGECGKCFSQKQHLRRHQRVHTGAKP is encoded by the exons ATGCGCGGCCTGCGGGCGGGGGGCGGGGCTGAGCGCGGCGgcgccggagccggagccggagccggagggAGCCTCGCCCGGCCGGAGGGAGACGCGGCTGCCCGGCCCGGAGCGGCCCCGGAATGTAATCGGGCGGAGACGGGCCTCCCGGGGGCGGCGGGG GTGCAGCCTGGAAAATCCTGTCCCTGGTTAGAAAGCCCTGTGAAGAAGCAGCCCCTGGAAACCATGCAGGGGGGGAAGCCCTTCGACCGAAGGTCCCCTCCAAGGAAGCAGGGGAAGCAGGGGGGACTCTCCACGTGCTCCGTGTGTGGGAAACCGTTTGCTCACTGGTCCCTCCTTTTGATCCACCGGAAGCTGCACACGGGGAATGCATCGCATCTGTGTGTGGAGTGTGGCAAATCCTTTCCTGGAGTCTGGGGCTTTGCCAAACATCTCAGGGGCCACCCCAGACTAAGGCCCTACAAATGTAGAGAGTGTGGAAATCGTTTTGCTAGAGGCTCGGACCTTGGAACCCATCAGAAAATCCACCAGGGAAGGAGACCTCAGGAATGGCGGAAGTGCCGGAAAAGGTTTCCTGAGAGAAGGTGTCTTTCTAGGCCTCCGAAGGGCCCCACTAAAGAGAAGCCCTGCAGATGTGGGCAGTGTGGGCTATGCTTTTCCCAAAAGTCCGAACTTCTTCAACATGTGCAGAtccacactggagagaaaccttATAAATGTCTGGAACCTGGCAAATCATATAATCCAAAACCAATCCTTAAGGTCCATGAGAAAGGTCACACAGGAGGGAAACCTTACAAGTGCTGGCAATGTGGGAAGGGCTTTACTTGCAACTCAGAGCTTCAGATCCAtgagaggattcacacaggaataaaaccatataaatgctttgagtgtggaaaaagtttcgCTCAAAGTTCATCTCTTTGGAGTCATGAGAAAACACACAGAGGGGAGAAAAACGAAAAGTGCCTAGAATGTGGGAAATGTTTTTCTGTCAAATCAAGCCTGCTGCGACATCAGAGAATTCATACCGGAGACAGACGCTATAAATGCCCAGAATGTGAGAAACAATTTGTGCAATCTTCTGAACTTCAGAGACACCAGATGTGGCACaaaggagagaaaccctataaatgtgaggagtgtgggaaatgcttttcCCGAAAAGAATGCCTTGGAAGTCATCAGTGTGTCCACACAGGCGAGAAACCATACAAGTGTGTGGAATGTGGGAAATATTTTGCTCGAAGGGCAGGACTTTGGAAACATCAAACagttcacacaggggagaagccctatCAGTGCATCGAGTGTGAAACATTTTTTCGTACGGCATCAGGCCTCAGATATCATGTGAAAGttcacacaggagaaaagaaTTACAAATGTTTAGACTGTGGGAGAGCATTTTCTTGTCAATCAACCCTTAGAAATCACACCCGCCTAATGCATATTGGAGAGACGCCCCATAAATGCTTGCAGTGTGATAAATGTTTTTCCAGGAAAGAATCTCTTTTAAAGCATCAGAGAATTCATACTGGAGAAAAGCCTTACCAATGTCTGGAGTGTGGAAAATCCTTTCCTTACAAAGAATATCTTAGAAACCACGAGAGAATTCATACAGCAGAGAAACCTTATGAATGCGGGCAATGTGGGAAGGGCTTTATCCATAATTCTTCTCTTCGGGTCCATGAGAAAACACACAGAGGGGAAAAAGATGAAAAGTGCCTAGAATGTGGGAGATGTTTTTCCAGGAAATCAAACCTGGTACGACATCAGAAAATTCATACCGGAGAAAGACCCTATGAATGCCCAGAgtgtgagaaacgatttgtggattCTTCTGATCTTCGGAAACACCAGATGAGGCAcagaggagagaaaccctatacaTGTGGGGAGTGTGGAAAATGTTTTTCCCAAAAACAACAACTTGGAACACATCAGAGAGTTCACACTGGAGACAGACCCTATGAATGCCCAGAATGTGAGAAACGATTTGCATATTTTTCTGCATTTCGGAGACACCAAAATGGGCACCGAGGAGAGAAGCCGTACAAATGTGgggagtgtgggaaatgcttttcCCAAAAAGGCTGCCTTGGAAGTCATCAGAGTGTCCATACAGGAGTGAGGCCATACAAATGTGTagaatgtgggaaaagttttTCTCGAAAGGCAGGACTTTGGAGACATGAGAAaactcacacaggggagaagccctatCAATGCATCGAGTGTGGAACATCTTTTTGTACAAAATCAGGCCTGAGACGTCATGTGAATGTTCACACAGGGCAAAAGAATTACAAATGTTTAGACTGTGGGAGAACATTTGCTTATTCGTCAAACCTTAGAAATCACAGCCGCCTAATGCATATAGGAGAGACGCCCCATAAGTGCTTAGAGTGCAATAAATGTTTTTCCAGGAAAGAAACTCTTTTGAAGCATCAGAGAATTCATACCGGAGAAAAACCTTATCAGTGTCTGGAGTGTGGGAAATCCTTTCCTTACAACGAAGCTCTTAGAAACCACGAgagaattcacacaggagagaaaccttacAAATGTGGGCAATGTGGGAAGGGCTTTACTTGGAAATCAAAGCTTTTGTTACATGAGGAGATTCACACAGGATTAAAACCTTATCAATGCTCTGAGTGTGGAAGAAGTTTCGCTCAAAGTAAATATCTTTGGAGGCATAAGAAAATACACAAAGGGGAGAAAAATCAGTGCCTAGAATGTGGGAAATGTTTTTCCACCAAATCAAGCCTTGTGCGACATCAGAAAATTCACACCGGAGACAGACCCTATGAATGCCCAGaatgtgagaaacgatttgtggaGTCTGCTGAACTTCGGAGACACCAGAAGGGGCACAGAGGAGAGAAGCCGTATAAATGTGGggagtgtgggaaaagttttagCTCAGCAACGCTGCTTCGGAATCATCAGagaatccacacgggggagaaaccattcaaatgtggggagtgtgggaaatgcttttcCCAAAAGCAACACCTTCGAAGGCATCAGAGGGTCCATACAGGAGCGAAGCCATAG